One genomic segment of Misgurnus anguillicaudatus chromosome 23, ASM2758022v2, whole genome shotgun sequence includes these proteins:
- the ino80b gene encoding INO80 complex subunit B isoform X1, with protein sequence MGKRKDMIHPRFLAGNVDDYNIHKKKHKKHKKHKKKHHRDDGHSFSSEALESDSGMVLKPPQLKLKIKLGGQTLGTKRSVLFSVPTFTVIPDSLRVVSPLNVDSDDDEDDEDSDDDLPSEGVPIEQYRAWLDEDSNLDPSPLPDMDTDSLLGVPMDEEERWLDALEKGELDDNGELKKEIDESLLTARQKALLHKQQIQPLLELPMGYKEKELTAEMMQKREERARKRRLQAAKKAEENKNQTIERLTKTSKAKIKSMRERKSKLAQLPMVRYSSSSQGVAISYPVGVPPPTPAPPQAPPPMPVNCGVSGCSNLKKYSCSKTGTPLCSLECYKRNLLLVEGVA encoded by the exons ATGGGGAAAAGGAAAGACATGATACATCCCAGGTTTCTCGCCG GAAATGTGGATGATTATAATATTCACAAGAAGAAACACAAAAAGCACAAGAAACACAAAAAGAAGCATCACCGGGATGATGGACATAGTTTCTCATCTGAGGCTTTGGAGTCAGACTCCGGCATGGTGCTCAAACCCCCTCAACTtaaactcaaaatcaaactagGAGGACAAACTCTAGGCACCAAGAGGTCTGTGCTTTTTAG TGTGCCCACATTTACAGTGATCCCAGACTCTCTACGTGTGGTGTCACCTCTAAATGTAGAcagtgatgatgatgaggatgaTGAGGACTCTGATGATGACTTGCCATCAGAGGGTGTTCCCATTGAACAATACAGAGCCTGGCTGG ATGAAGACAGTAACCTGGACCCGTCACCACTGCCAGACATGGACACAGACTCGCTTTTGGGAGTCCCCATGGATGAGGAGGAGAGGTGGCTGGATGCTCTGGAGAAAGGAGAGCTGGATGATAATGGAGAGTTGAAGAAAGAGATTGATGAGTCTTTGCTCACAGCCAGACAG AAAGCGCTCCTACACAAGCAGCAAATTCAGCCCTTACTAGAGCTCCCCATGGGTTACAAGGAAAAGGAGCTCACAGCAGAGATGATGCAGAAGCGTGAAGAGCGCGCCCGTAAGCGCCGTCTTCAGGCAGCCAAGAAAGCAGAGGAGAACAAAAATCAGACCATCGAGAGGCTCACCAAGACAAGCAAAGCCAAAATCAAGAGTATGAGAGAACGCAAATCAAAACTGGCCCAGCTGCCTATGGTACGCTATAGCAGTTCTTCTCAGGGTGTAGCCATTTCTTACCCTGTCGGTGTACCTCCACCCACCCCTGCACCACCACAAGCACCCCCTCCTATGCCTGTAAACTGTGGAGTGTCTGGATGTTCCAATCTGAAGAAATATTCCTGCTCGAAGACTGGGACTCCACTGTGTAGTCTGGAGTGTTACAAGAGAAACCTTCTATTGGTGGAGGGTGTTGCCTAA
- the ino80b gene encoding INO80 complex subunit B isoform X2: protein MGKRKDMIHPRFLAGNVDDYNIHKKKHKKHKKHKKKHHRDDGHSFSSEALESDSGMVLKPPQLKLKIKLGGQTLGTKSVPTFTVIPDSLRVVSPLNVDSDDDEDDEDSDDDLPSEGVPIEQYRAWLDEDSNLDPSPLPDMDTDSLLGVPMDEEERWLDALEKGELDDNGELKKEIDESLLTARQKALLHKQQIQPLLELPMGYKEKELTAEMMQKREERARKRRLQAAKKAEENKNQTIERLTKTSKAKIKSMRERKSKLAQLPMVRYSSSSQGVAISYPVGVPPPTPAPPQAPPPMPVNCGVSGCSNLKKYSCSKTGTPLCSLECYKRNLLLVEGVA, encoded by the exons ATGGGGAAAAGGAAAGACATGATACATCCCAGGTTTCTCGCCG GAAATGTGGATGATTATAATATTCACAAGAAGAAACACAAAAAGCACAAGAAACACAAAAAGAAGCATCACCGGGATGATGGACATAGTTTCTCATCTGAGGCTTTGGAGTCAGACTCCGGCATGGTGCTCAAACCCCCTCAACTtaaactcaaaatcaaactagGAGGACAAACTCTAGGCACCAAGAG TGTGCCCACATTTACAGTGATCCCAGACTCTCTACGTGTGGTGTCACCTCTAAATGTAGAcagtgatgatgatgaggatgaTGAGGACTCTGATGATGACTTGCCATCAGAGGGTGTTCCCATTGAACAATACAGAGCCTGGCTGG ATGAAGACAGTAACCTGGACCCGTCACCACTGCCAGACATGGACACAGACTCGCTTTTGGGAGTCCCCATGGATGAGGAGGAGAGGTGGCTGGATGCTCTGGAGAAAGGAGAGCTGGATGATAATGGAGAGTTGAAGAAAGAGATTGATGAGTCTTTGCTCACAGCCAGACAG AAAGCGCTCCTACACAAGCAGCAAATTCAGCCCTTACTAGAGCTCCCCATGGGTTACAAGGAAAAGGAGCTCACAGCAGAGATGATGCAGAAGCGTGAAGAGCGCGCCCGTAAGCGCCGTCTTCAGGCAGCCAAGAAAGCAGAGGAGAACAAAAATCAGACCATCGAGAGGCTCACCAAGACAAGCAAAGCCAAAATCAAGAGTATGAGAGAACGCAAATCAAAACTGGCCCAGCTGCCTATGGTACGCTATAGCAGTTCTTCTCAGGGTGTAGCCATTTCTTACCCTGTCGGTGTACCTCCACCCACCCCTGCACCACCACAAGCACCCCCTCCTATGCCTGTAAACTGTGGAGTGTCTGGATGTTCCAATCTGAAGAAATATTCCTGCTCGAAGACTGGGACTCCACTGTGTAGTCTGGAGTGTTACAAGAGAAACCTTCTATTGGTGGAGGGTGTTGCCTAA